The following coding sequences are from one Neurospora crassa OR74A linkage group I, whole genome shotgun sequence window:
- the polh gene encoding sister chromatid cohesion protein Eso1 yields the protein MSSPPHMQSFRDLSPAGAPGMKRSRFTYRHIQQLAASSTSCPLRVIAHLDLDCFYAQVEMVRLGIPDDKPVAVQQWQGLIAVNYPARSFGIGRHCNVSEAKKLCPDLIHQHVATWREGDAKWDYHPDAAANMATHKVSLDPYRLESRKILAIIKEELPPHLQKVEKASIDEVFMDLSAQVHTILLERFPELANPPPYDDPTEMLPMPSITALDWQADALVDLPDENAELEDPDWDDVAILIGSEIVRKVRIAIKDKLGYTCSAGVACNKLLSKLGSAYRKPNQQTVLRNRSIQHFLSDFKFTKMRNLGGKLGEQISQMFHTDTVKDLLSASVEQLKSKLGDDTGVWVYNTVRGIDTSEVNPRVQIKSMLSAKSFRPSITSFEQAVRWLRIFAADIFSRLVEEGVLENKRRPKTINLHHRHGTQTRSRQGPIPQGRKLDEESLLELARNLLSQIVSEGQVWPCSNLSLSVGGFEDGVTGNMGIGAFLLKGEEAQASKTGSGTATVDSETEIRPAEKRRRLDNGGIERFFAKRELSHGANPGLGSDDTAISGQSGQRLGTLKEEVMSGEPAGSEGVGKGDEVYNGKSESEPGPIITLTCSRCNASLDSPEELQSHQDWHFAKELQEQERVSQTFVNQPSASSSRAGNQKSTSTMPKRQGRPKKVERGQSKLKFG from the exons ATGTCGTCACCGCCCCATATGCAGTCCTTTCGCGACTTGTCTCCCGCGGGCGCTCCCGGCATGAAGCGTTCACGGTTCACGTATCGTCACATCCAGCAACTCGCTGCCTCGAGTACTTCGTGTCCGCTCAGGGTCATTGCTCACCTGGATCTCGATTGCTTCTACGCTCAGGTAGAAATGGTGCGACTAGGGATACCAGACGACAAGCCCGTTGCCGTTCAGCAATG GCAGGGATTGATTGCAGTCAACTATCCTGCTCGTAGCTTTGGCATCGGCCGGCATTGCAACGTGTCGGAAGCAAAAAAGCTCTGCCCGGATCTTATACATCAACACGTTGCAACATGGAGAGAAGGCGATGCCAAGTGGGATTACCACCCGGATGCCGCGGCCAACATGGCGACGCACAAAGTGTCCTTAGACCCTTACCGACTTGAATCCCGTAAGATTCTGGCTATCATCAAAGAAGAACTCCCACCTCATCTTCAAAAGGTGGAGAAAGCGAGCATCGATGAGGTGTTTATGGACCTCTCGGCACAAGTGCACACTATCCTGCTCGAACGTTTTCCCGAGCTTGCCAACCCTCCCCCATACGATGACCCGACCGAGATGCTACCCATGCCATCCATCACCGCTCTCGACTGGCAGGCTGATGCGCTGGTAGACCTGCCAGACGAAAACGCTGAACTTGAGGATCCGGACTGGGACGACGTGGCTATTCTTATAGGCTCAGAAATTGTGCGCAAGGTGCGGATAGCCATCAAAGATAAGCTTGGATACACGTGCTCCGCAGGTGTAGCCTGTAATAAGCTGTTGAGCAAGTTGGGCTCGGCTTACCGAAAGCCCAACCAACAGACGGTGCTTCGGAATCGTTCAATTCAGCATTTTCTGTCCGACTTCAAGTTCACAAAGATGCGGAACCTTGGCGGCAAGCTGGGCGAACAAATCAGTCAGATGTTTCACACAGACACGGTCAAAGACTTGCTCAGCGCTTCGGTGGAGCAGCTAAAATCGAAGCTAGGCGATGACACAGGCGTCTGGGTCTACAACACCGTGCGTGGGATCGATACCAGCGAGGTAAACCCGCGCGTCCAAATCAAGTCGATGCTGTCGGCCAAGTCCTTTCGTCCTAGTATAACCTCCTTCGAGCAGGCTGTCAGATGGCTGCGCATTTTTGCCGCTGACATTTTTTCCCGGTTGGTCGAAGAAGGTGTTTTGGAAAATAAGCGGAGGCCTAAGACCATCAATCTCCATCACCGTCACGGCACTCAAACCCGGTCACGTCAGGGTCCTATCCCTCAAGGCCGTAAGCTCGACGAAGAGAGTTTGCTAGAGCTGGCCAGGAACTTGTTAAGCCAGATTGTTTCCGAGGGTCAGGTTTGGCCATGTTCCAACCTCAGCCTTAGCGTTGGAGGATTTGAGGATGGTGTCACTGGAAACATGGGCATTGGCGCTTTCTTGTTGAAGGGCGAGGAGGCTCAGGCAAGCAAGACGGGGTCAGGGACAGCGACGGTTGACTCTGAAACCGAGATCCGCCCGGCAGAGAAGCGAAGGCGCCTGGATAACGGCGGGATAGAACGATTTTTCGCAAAGAGAGAGTTATCCCACGGTGCTAATCCTGGGTTGGGCTCCGACGATACGGCCATCAGTGGTCAAAGCGGTCAAAGGTTGGGCACCCTGAAAGAGGAGGTCATGTCAGGTGAGCCGGCCGGTTCAGAGGGGGTGGGCAAAGGCGATGAGGTATATAACGGGAAGTCTGAATCAGAACCCGGCCCAATCATCACATTGACGTGCTCGCGATGCAACGCCAGCCTCGATAGCCCCGAGGAACTGCAAAGCCATCAGGACTGGCATTTTGCCAAAGAGctccaagaacaagaacgTGTCAGCCAGACATTCGTCAATCAGCCATCAGCGTCTAGCTCGCGTGCCGGCAATCAAAAATCCACAAGCACGATGCCGAAGCGACAAGGTAGACCTAAGAAGGTCGAGCGCGGGCAAAGCAAACTCAAGTTCGGTTGA
- a CDS encoding palmitoyltransferase PFA5, with the protein MSSVRARRSETRWVTRFMPVFLAVCFGLTTYTTAKRVCVDHFLHRRQEPSAAIAFLVFYLVTFTFMLLTYIRLFLVIQLNPGVVPLGQRAIWRLEKEEKEKPSWRRHKHKQTGDIEANAYSNVGPDDDPDSPGLESFYSKDVFICESDGKPRWCHSCCTWKPDRAHHCSEIDRCVKKMDHYCPWVGGIVGETSFKYFIQFTFYASLCSIVVITACAVCTRQRLHTGHGLDGFVVAILALSGLLGFFAVTMFITSARYALQNMTNIDYLKSKNFVHNLAIRVPRGIQSCEKYKVVTYPISKSGDLGTPLPGDVGARGVANMRDMLATRTFAVVKTELGENPWDLGFYRNWKSVMGNSIIDWLLPLKDSPCATYENNESFYEMGPIYLRVRERFRLPHLTDDEKGFTTSKKELSSKSQAKERKQKKQEQESQDRAHGSANL; encoded by the exons ATGAGTTCCGTTCGAGCGCGCCGGTCCGAGACGAGATGGGTGACGCGATTTATGCCTGTTTTCCTAGCTGTGTGTTTCGGTCTGACAACATACACCACGGCCAAGAGAGTCTGCG TGGATCACTTCCTCCATAGGCGTCAAGAACCCAGCGCTGCGATCGCATTCCTCGTCTTCTACCTCGTCACTTTCACGTTCATGCTCTTGACCTATATACGACTATTCCTGGTTATTCAACTAAATCCCGGCGTTGTTCCCCTCGGGCAGCGAGCGATATGGCGgttggaaaaagaagaaaaagagaaaccaAGTTGGCGACGGCACAAGCATAAACAGACCGGCGATATAGAGGCCAACGCCTACAGTAATGTCGGACCAGACGATGACCCTGATAGCCCTGGGCTCGAGTCCTTTTACAGCAAAGACGTTTTTATCTGCGAATCAGACGGAAAGCCGCGATGGTGTCACAGTTGTTGCACCTGGAAGCCAGACAGGGCGCATCACTGCAGTGAAATCGATCGATGCGTCAAGAAGATGGATCACTATTGCCCGTGGGTTGGGGGAATCGTGGGTGAGACGT CGTTTAAGTACTTCATCCAGTTCACGTTTTACGCATCGCTTTGCTCCATAGTAGTTATCACTGCTTGCGCTGTTTGCACGAGGCAACGACTTCATACCGGTCACGGCCTTGATGGTTTTGTGGTCGCCATATTGGCTTTATCCGGCCTTCTGGGATTTTTTGCCGTAACCATGTTCATCACATCCGCGCGATATGCGCTGCAGAACATGACAAATATCGACTACCTCAAGTCCAAAAACTTCGTGCATAACCTGGCCATTCGGGTCCCGAGAGGCATCCAATCCTGTGAAAAGTACAAGGTCGTCACATATCCGATATCGAAATCCGGAGACTTGGGCACTCCGTTACCTGGAGACGTCGGTGCAAGAGGCGTGGCCAATATGAGGGATATGCTCGCAACGCGCACCTTTGCTGTCGTGAAAACCGAGCTGGGCGAGAACCCGTGGGATCTAGGCTTCTATCGAAACTGGAAATCCGTCATGGGCAACAGCATCATTGACTGGCTACTGCCCCTCAAGGACTCACCTTGCGCAACGTACGAGAACAACGAGAGCTTTTACGAAATGGGCCCCATATATCTGCGAGTGCGAGAAAGGTTTAGGCTTCCGCACCTAACCGACGACGAGAAGGGGTTTACCACATCGAAGAAGGAGTTGTCGTCGAAATCACAGGCCAAAGAGAGGAAACAAaagaagcaggagcaggaaTCACAGGACCGGGCCCATGGGTCGGCGAACTTGTGA